Part of the Sorghum bicolor cultivar BTx623 chromosome 1, Sorghum_bicolor_NCBIv3, whole genome shotgun sequence genome, GTCCTCCGCCAAGCGTCCTAGGGTTGCGGCGGAGCCGCCCGCTTCCGGCGGCTGCGTTCCGAATGTCGAGGCGGATGTACGAGCTCTTGTATCGATGGCCGGAGGAATTTACCCGCTGGCGCGGGCAGAGGCGCTCCGTGGACTCACCGCGGTCCTCGAGAATGTCGACCCCAGCAGCCGTGCCAGCGTAGGGATCACGGAGTGCTGCTACAAATGCGCGGTGGAGCTCATGAGGGACGACGACAACGGCGTCAGGTTAGCCGTCGTGCGATTGGTGAGGTTTTGTCGTTTCGTTAGTATTTTGTTGCACTTGGATGCCTCGGGAGCTTAATTAATTGTCTTATAAATCTGAAGTATTGAGGAAATTCCTGCCCCCCATGGATAGGTAGGTGCGTGTGCTCGAAATTTTTCAGCGAGATTGAATTTCGATGCCAATGGCTATGGTGACCTGATGGACATGATTTTCCTACAGGTATGGTTCGCACACTTTGTGCTTCAGTTGGTATTACAGGTTTACAGTACAGTAGAATTGAGTGGCCGTAAAAAATAAGCACAATCTAATAAGCATGCATTTACATGGTGTGTTTTGAAACGATTTTTATATATAGCATGTTTTGTTTCACTGATATGCTTATCACTTCCCCTTTCTTTTCTACTTAGCTAAGCTCCATGGCTAGGGACATGTGCACACAAGTGAGAATGGAAGCGTTCACTGCCCTTGGTAAAATGCAACGAGTTTCTGAGGGTGTTCTGCTACAGTCACTGTCTAAGAAGGTCATAAAAACTGACAGTATGAATGTTTCTATCATCAATGGCCAAAAATTACCTCCTAAACTAAAAATTCCGTGTGCTGCTGGGATTTTTTCCCATGGAATTGAAGACGAGTTTTACCAGGTTCTGTCATTCTCATGTAGTTTCATTTCCCCTAAATTgcaatatttttcttttcttttattgtTGTTTCCGCATTACAGGTGAGAACAACTGCTTGCAAATCATTAGGAGCACTGGCGAAGTTTTCTAATCAGTATGCAGAGAAGGCCTTGGACTTGTTGATGGACATGATGAATGATGATACGGAAGCAGTTAGGCTGCAAACTTTGGAAGCACTATTTCATATGGCAACATATGGATGTTTGACTGTGCAGGAGAAGCACATGCATATGGTATTACCTGTGAACATAGTTTGTCAAGTAATCAGCATATATTAATTAATTGACCATGCCTTAGGTACCACATACCACATGTTAGTCCTATGGCACTTTTTTCAATTCATAGATCATAGCTAATTATTTTTTCTTACTCTAATTATAATATATATTATAAGATATGCCTTGTAGCAATATCACAGGTTATTGGATAAAATGGAGAATTTTTTTTTCCTCAATGAGAAGGAGGGCTGCATACCaggatatatttttttatatcctCAGCTTATCACACAGCCTTATTATTCTGAAATATTTTGTCGCAACGAGAGTTCCTTGAAGAAACAGTACTGGTACTGATATTATTGAGAGGAATCTTAGTGATAGTGATCTGCACTGTTGAACTTGTGGTTTTCAAGGGAACAAGGATAATGGACTTGGCCAGAATCTGAAACACCcatgaaaatataattttggGGCAAAGCAGCTCAGTTTTGTAGTTCCTAAAGTGGTGGCTCCATATTTTTTGATTTTTGTACTTTCACTGTCACAAAGCAACATTACATCTAGCTTTTAAGTAAAAGAAAAGCATGCATAACCGAAAGATAAAGCAGGTTCGAGTCCTATTTTTGTTGAAAGTCCTCTCTCTGAAGTCAGAATGACGTATAGTTGTATTTGTACCTGTTTAAGAGGATTTTCGAAATAATCTAGACAAATCTTTGCTGTTGGTCTTGCTAAATGCTAACCTTATGTATGTATAATTGTTTTTACAGTTTCTTGGGTTGCTGGTTGATGCCACTGCCGTAATTCGAGATGCAGCACGCAAGATCCTTGGGTTAGTCAACATGCCAAAACTTCAAATATTCAAATCTGCAGTTGATGGTCTTATTACAAGTTTGGAGAAATATCCAGAGGTATCTTAGTCTCGTATCTTTGCTGAACAATCTTCACAGTTTTTCGGAACTCTTAAATTTATGTCATGGGTCAGCAACTCAGCATGTAATATATTCACTCTATTTCATGGTTTAACTGGATTTGTTTATTTCGTTCAGGAACAGGATATATATGGTATTCTGTTTTCCATTGGTAAGAATCATGGGAGCTTTTCAGCTAACATTGCTAAATATTTGGCCAAAGAGGTATTCTCAATTTCCAACTTCCAGTTGTGTTTACATGCACGCCATCTGAGAATGATGCTGCTAGTTGTACCTTTCTCTATACTTCAATTTTCTATGTCATTCAGTAATCACTGTCTAGTTAGATGCATCAATATTTGGGTTTGGTATTTCTACAATTTCCTCCATATCTCTTGCATTCTTTTCTAAGGTCTGTTTTCTAATGTTACTTTATCTGCATGTCATAGATCGCTATGGCATCTGATGGAGAGCTTATCTTGGACAAACCAAGGGTCAAAGCGTTGTTAATAGTGTCCATTTCAGCACCTTTTTCTGATGATAAGCACAAGAAGCTGAACATACCTTCAATTATCTTCTCACATGCAATTCCCCTACTGGAGAAGTTTTCGTGTGCGCTAGGAGGAGAGATTAATCAGGATTCACTCTTATCTTACTTGTGTCAGAAAGGTGGAATGCCATTTTGGGAAAATAGATCAATATCTGCAGAGTTTGGAGAATCTGAAAGCTGCAATGTTGAAACAGTGGAAATTGGTGCCCATATAGAAAATACTGCAAAGGCAACCAAGTGTCTAGATGAAGTTCTGGTAATGCAATCCGTGAAATCCATACTAGAAATAGTTGAAGGAGCCTGGACTATGAGAATGACGTGCAATGTTTGTGAAGTCCGTACTATTTTGAGGTACTAATGactccttttccttttgcacaCAACCAAACCATTCTATATTAGTACTCGAGTGCACATCCAGTATTATTGTTTAGTCCCAAATTTTGCATGATGGTCGATGATAGTATGCTATAtccatccaatttttttttcggAATTTTTTATGCACTTAGGGTGCAACCTTGTGTTGGTAACACTGCAACCCAAGGTAACATATCTTGTGAAATATCTTTTGAATTCAGTTTTTCTTGATTGTAGAACATGCAAAGAAGAGCTAAGATTATTGGCAGAAAATTCTTCTGGATCAATTGGTGCATTCTTGAGCTTTCTGAGTGagtatgttgatgcaatgttgTTCATTGTTGAAATATGGCAGTTGATTCAGTTGGACAATCCTTATACTTTTGGCCTAACGTCACTTGATATTTTACTGGAGAAGTTGGATATGTCTGTAAGAAGGATGGAATACTGTTATGTTAGATTAAATAGAGTATTGGAGGTTCAAGTGTTGGAGCTTTCTTTGATAGCTCATTTATTTAGACTGTCAAAGATTGCAGTTTGTTCCAAGGTAGTTCTGGGTAAGTTGCTTTCAGTAATTAATCGCTTAGAGGATCTGTGTGCTGATGGGTCCTGTGAACTGTCTGATTTCAGTAGAGAAATTAAGAAGGCCTTTGATACCAACCCTACTGGTGATAATCTGATTGGCAGCATTAACAATTTGTTTCAGCTCTTCCGTCTAAAACCAACAACAGACTTTGGAATGCTTAAAGTGATAAGTGCAGTGTTGCGAGTCTGTGATAACGATTCTGAAAACCCATTACAATACATTTGTGGATTACCAGTGGGCATCAGCTTTAAAATATCTCTGTGGAACGTATCTAGTCATCATAGATTGTGGCTCCGCATGACTATTGGTGAATCTATGCAACATACCTTCCTAGATTTTTCTTGTTTTGGAGGCAATgatgaggtgaagagcagctctATGGTTGTTCCTCTGTATGCTACTCCAAAGGCATGTTCGTTTGTGCTTAGGGTATGTCTGGTAATGGAATGTCCATCTGCAGGGATAAGCACCCACCAGGGAGGAGATGGAGGACCGAGTGATTCTGTGGTTCAACTCTCTGATGAACTGGATGTTTATTTTGTTAGTGCTGTGCAACGGTGATGATTAAAATATAAGTGATCATATGCTCTCCATGCTCATCATCTTACAggcacttgcttgagtggtatgCATAATGCAGTAATGCACACTCTTGATCCAGGATCTCTTCTGAGGAAAAGGATTCAGTTGCGCTGCCATTTTTTGTAGCAAAAGCAAAGCAAATGAGGCGCATGTTCGATGTCCGTATGCATAGTTCAGAGGTGTACAGTTCTTTAGGAGCTACAGCTTCAGTCGGAAGGGGAACCAAACGAAGTGTACAATGGACTGTTAGGACCTTCAGCTTCATGCGGAAGGTGAACCAGATGAAGTGACAATGGAGAAGGTGGGCTAGGAACCTAGGACGAGAAGGGTGAACCAGACGAGTGACAATGGACTGTTAGCACCTACATCTTCAGACGGAACTGAAGCTGAACCAGATGAAGTGACAATGGAGAAAGTGGGCTAGGACGAGAAACTGCTAGATCAGAAATTCGGAATTCTACAGTACAGTTCATGATATATGGAATCTAATTTAGTCATTCAATTTAATCATTCTGGTTCTTCTATAATTTAGTTATTCAAGTTTTAATTTGTGCAGTTTACTGATGATCAGGTCCAGATTGATAAGATATCGGGTCATGGCCATGAGATAATAACTTTTGTGTGGTCTATTGATCAGCTGATTATTGGTTTACAACTAAATAATTTATTCAAATTTCTTTCTGCTGAAAGAAATTGTCATCGCCCTAATCAATCATCCCCGTCCAACCCTTATCCCCCTGATTGCAGACAAGTGTTGTGGATAATCTTTGGAGGCCGGCACATAAATAGCCACGCATGATTCAATTCGAAACGTGGGATTAGATTGATTCGTGGAAAGAACACTGTAGAGAGAATTTTGGCAACTCCATTGACCATGGTCGATCGTAGGGAGTACACCCACGAATCTCATCTCAAACATGAAACAAATAGAGTCAATTCTCTTATATCTCTGTGTTTGCATTTGATGATTTGATCCATTGtgttctaggccttgtttacttccaaaaaaattgcaaaatatgaataatagcatttttgtttgtatttgacaaatattgtccgatcatgaactaattaggctcaaaagattcgtctcgcaaattacaaataaattttgtaattagttatttattttatctatatttagtgctctatgcatgtgccgtaagatttgatgtgatggagaatctgataaattttgcaaaaaaaaaaaattggaaattaaacaaggccttgttcgtgaaaatttttggctttggctactgtagcactttcgtttatttgtgacaaTTGCTGTGATNNNNNNNNNNNNNNNNNNNNNNNNNNNNNNNNNNNNNNNNNNNNNNNNNNNNNNNNNNNNNNNNNNNNNNNNNNNNNNNNNNNNNNNNNNNNNNNNNNNNNNNNNNNNNNNNNNNNNNNNNNNNNNNNNNNNNNNNNNNNNNNNNNNNNNNNNNNNNNNNNNNNNNNNNNNNNNNNNNNNNNNNNNNNNNNNNNNNNNNNNNNNNNNNNNNNNNNNNNNNNNNNNNNNNNNNNNNNNNNNNNNNNNNNNNNNNNNNNNNNNNNNNNNNNNNNNNNNNNNNNNNNNNNNNNNNNNNNNNNNNNNNNNNNNNNNNNNNNNNNNNNNNNNNNNNNNNNNNNNNNNNNNNNNNNNNNNNNNNNNNNNNNNNNNNNNNNNNNNNNNNNNNNNNNNNNNNNNNNNNNNNNNNNNNNNNNNNNNNNNNNNNNNNNNNNNNNNNNNNNNNNNNNNNNNNNNNNNNNNNNNNNNNNNNNNNNNNNNNNNNNNNNNNNNNNNNNNNNNNNNNNNNNNNNNNNNNNNNNNNNNNNNNNNNNNNNNNNNNNNNNNNNNNNNNNNNNNNNNNNNNNNNNNNNNNNNNNNNNNNNNNNNNNNNNNNNNNNNNNNNNNNNNNNNNNNNNNNNNNNNNNNNNNNNNNNNNNNNNNNNNNNNNNNNNNNNNNNNNNNNNNNNNNNNNNNNNNNNNNNNNNNNNNNNNNNNNNNNNNNNNNNNNNNNNNNNNNNNNNNNNNNNNNNNNNNNNNNNNNNNNNNNNNNNNNNNNNNNNNNNNNNNNNNNNNNNNNNNNNNNNNNNNNNNNNNNNNNNNNNNNNNNNNNNNNNNNNNNNNNNNNNNNNNNNNNNNNNNNNNNNNNNNNNNNNNNNNNNNNNNNNNNNNNNNNNNNNNNNNNNNNNNNNNNNNNNNNNNNNNNNNNNNNNNNNNNNNNNNNNNNNNNNNNNNNNNNNNNNNNNNNNNNNNNNNNNNNNNNNNNNNNNNNNNNNNNNNNNNNNNNNNNNNNNNNNNNNNNNNNATTTATACGTTGATCAGGCGCCTCGCCTAAAGTACGAACACGTGTCTAATCTGATGAGGAGTCCCGTATCTAATCGCATGGAACAAATCCGAACTGGATCGACCGTACGTGTAAAAAACATAAAAAAGCTTTTGTAAAACTTActggtttttaataaaaataaaaatatataaaaatccaaaatatataaaaaaccaGGTTTTATATCGATATATACGACCAAAAGGCCTCTAGGTAAAGTTGAACACATGTGATCAAATCTAatctgatttattataagaagtCCGAAATCTAATGAATGTGGCAAATCCGAACTGAATGGATCAGCCCTACAtctaaacaaaaagaaaaacttttgaaAAATGTATGGATTTTTTAATGAAAAGATAAAAAAATCCAGGCTTTATATCCATGAGGTATATACAACCAAACTCCAAAAACCCTTAAGGTAGGTGATCAAATCTAatctgatttattataagaagtCTAAAATCTAATGAATGAAGCAAATCCAAACTGAATGGATGAGTTGTACGtctaaacaaaaacaaaaacaaaaacaaaaacttttgTAAAACGTACAGAATtttaatgaaaatataaaaaatctaGGCTTTATATCCATATGAGGTATATATACAACCAAACTCCAAaagccctcaaggtaaagtacgaACAGGTGATCAAATCTATTCTGGTTTATTATGAGAAGTCCGATATCTTATGGATGGGGCAAATCCAAACTGAATGGatcgaaacaaaaaaaaacttttgtaAAATGTACAAATTTTTTAATataaagatataaattaaaatcCAGGCATTATATCCACATGGATATATACAACCAAAAGACATCTAAGTAAAGTACGAATAGGTGATCAAATCTAATCAAGTTTATTATGAGAAGTCTGATATCTAATGCATGGGGAAAATCCGAACTGAATGGATCGGCGGTATgtctaaataaaaagaaaaacttttgtAAAATGTAtggatttttttagaaaaaaataataaaatacagGCTTTATATGCATATGGGATATATACAATCAAAGGCCCTCCAGATAAAGTATGAACAGGTGATCAAATCTaatctgatttattatgagaagtTTGGTGTCTAATGCATGGGGTAAATACAAACTGAGTGGATTGATTGTACATCTAAACTAGGCAATTTCCGAACTGAATGGATAGATCGTACGTCtaaataaaaagaaattttTGTACGTATggaatttttataaaaaatatataagatCCAGGATTTATATTCACATGGGATATATACAACCAAaaaccctcaaggtaaagtacgaACAGGTAATCAAATCTAATCTGGTTTATTACGAGAAGTCCAATATCTAATGCATGGATCAGTTGTACGtctaacaaaaagaaaaacttttgtAAAATGtatgaattttttttaataaaaagatATAAAATCTAAGCTTTACATCTACATGGGATATATACAACCAAAAGCCCTTGATGTAGAGTACGAGTAGGTGATCAAATCTAATCTGCTTTTTATGAGAAGTCTGGTATCTAATGCATGGGACAAATCCGAAATGAATGGATTGGTCATACATCTAAACAAAAAACCTTTTGTAAAACGTAtagatttttaataaaaatatataaaatctAGGTTTTATATCCATGTGGAATGTATACAACCAAAAGTTACGGTGCCTCTTAGGCTCAAATCCTCAAATCTCAGGAGcacaaaacaacatgaaaaaagaGCATAAGAACTAAGAAAAAGTTAGAAAGACTAAGCTTCAAACCTTCTTCTTCATCCTTTATAGCCTGTTTGGACCTTGCTCTCCGCATCACACGTCTCTTAGAAACTAATGATGTCGAAGTTGTCACTAACTTGCTTGTTCTGGACTGCAACAAGACATCGTCGAGGTAATCGGAGCAAGACCAGAAGAACTTCGAGGCAATGTTTGTTCTAAGAAGAATGTGATGTCAAAGATGCCCCTGCGGCAATCCAGAGTTTGATTTCCACCGAAGGTCAAACACCAAATGCAGTGACATCCTTGTCAACACCGCAAAGGAGGGAAACAACGATGCCCGTGACGTCGCTGCTAGCTTTCGGGACAACTCCGACGGGCTCCTCCTCGGCCTATGCGGAAGCCCAAGCCAAAGATAGTTTAATGGGCCGGTTGCGGAGCCTGGCGTCATAACGCGGcctgttttctttttcctagCAAACTTTCGTTAGGTACTAAACAtcattagtaccacatcgcacGGTGATACACATATGGCTGGTGAGGCGTGTACAAAATACGTGGCATGGCAACAATACAACTCATACCTTTCTCGGCCTTTTGGCTAAGATCAAGTGTAGTATCTGTTCTTATCAGTTTAATATCTGATACGTGGGACATGTGCCCACAATGatattaaatttattttttatgggGAGAATCTAATATGGTAGCTTGCTACTAAGGTTCTTGTGTCGCTCTAGCGTTGCACTATTGCTTGGGCTTGGCACACCCCTACCAAATCAATTGTTGAAAGTTTGAAATTTTTATGGGCCAGGTTCTCTAAATTGGTTTATATTCGAACCGAAAAAGATTGTGTAATTCAACTTTTTAATTAACTATAGAGCTAGCTATATGTTTATAAAACCAAGAAGGGTAAAACAAAAAAATGAATACGCTATTCTTTTGAACACAACTAATGCATTTCAAAATAACTCGATTATAACAAATGGCCACCATTATCCTCCGATCAAATTGCAATCTCtcccttttttttcttgttttttcATCTAATATAAAAGATTATTCCCTCTTAAGTTGCCTTTCTTTAagaaatttgtttttttttcatacaacattcttttcaaaaaaaaaatcgagGAGGCTATTACTACGTACCAACCATTAGATCACTCATCATCACCTCGGAAGGGATCAGCCCGGCGACATCACATCTTCCTTCACGAAAATCATGATCGAGGTAGGCCTTTAATTGTCATGGCCTCAGCGGTCACCAACTCACCAATGTTCAACGCAAGCAACGTGAGGACATGCCGCACCCGGACAGCACAGGCGCGCCTACCTGCCTTCCATGAACCCCGGGACGAAGGTGCAGACGTCTccggcgagggcgcgaggccCAGTCTCCAGTCTCTTTCGGTGAGCTGGTCCAAAATTGAAATTGAGACCGGCGGTGCCCGTGGTCCGCCATGTTGAAGGCCGGGCAGCCCGCAGCCGGACAGCCGGACAGGGACGGAAAGTGGAACTTGAAAGCCTGACGAGCAGGCGGCGTTGCAGTCTGCGCCATTCGATCTTGCTTCTGCAGAGGAGGCGACGAGACGAAGAATGAGACCGCGGCGGCTCCGCTGGCATCTAGCGGGCCAGGCCACTTTGGTCAGATTAACGCAAGGCGAGGCAGCCATATGTCCCTAGAAAAATATTTCCAGCTGCACGCCTGGTTACCTGAGCATGAGCTCGAGCAGCGGGAAATTGAGGAAAAACACAAGGGGAGAGAGTTGTTTCTGATCTGATCGAGCGGATCGGTCCATACGCGGAGCAGGCAGCATCTAGTTCAGTGGAGTACTACAGTACgtggaaaatatttttctagGGGCGGCGGCAGCTGAATGAACATATTCGTTCGCGAGCTGCCTGTTGCGTTGTCACAGTGTTCCTGGCTGGTTCGGTCCACGTACACCAGTGGCATCTCCGATAGCCATTTGCCGGAGGATCGCTTTCGCTTCACTTCAGTAGAAACCGCTTTCTTGGCTTCTCGCATAGTACTGTGGTAGGCAAGGCAATCCTATCCTGTCGTGAGAGATCCAAACCGCTGGAAAGTGCAATAGAAACACGTTCATTTCAGGTCAGTCTGGTGCCTGGTTTGCTCTGGACTCTGGTCCTGGACAATGGACATGGACTACTGGAGTACTGGCCACGTTGAGCTCCGGTGTCGCTGGCTAGAGGCGGCGGTAATGTAAACTAAACAAGTACCGAGACCAGGGCAAAACTTTGGTTTCTTCTGCAAGTGACGTGCGCTCCTTGCGATAAGTACGAGATTAATAGTAGGTGACAACTGAAAAGGACTTGTTTGGCCTCTTCAAAGAGGTCGATTCAAATGAAACATGCTAGATAAGCATCCACGAGTCCCTTTTGCGTTCCTG contains:
- the LOC8081461 gene encoding protein SIEL isoform X1 yields the protein MGDPHLLSSAHPNAAASASARKHPGPIDERLAASDPSPSSAKRPRVAAEPPASGGCVPNVEADVRALVSMAGGIYPLARAEALRGLTAVLENVDPSSRASVGITECCYKCAVELMRDDDNGVRLAVVRLVGACARNFSARLNFDANGYGDLMDMIFLQLSSMARDMCTQVRMEAFTALGKMQRVSEGVLLQSLSKKVIKTDSMNVSIINGQKLPPKLKIPCAAGIFSHGIEDEFYQVRTTACKSLGALAKFSNQYAEKALDLLMDMMNDDTEAVRLQTLEALFHMATYGCLTVQEKHMHMFLGLLVDATAVIRDAARKILGLVNMPKLQIFKSAVDGLITSLEKYPEEQDIYGILFSIGKNHGSFSANIAKYLAKEIAMASDGELILDKPRVKALLIVSISAPFSDDKHKKLNIPSIIFSHAIPLLEKFSCALGGEINQDSLLSYLCQKGGMPFWENRSISAEFGESESCNVETVEIGAHIENTAKATKCLDEVLVMQSVKSILEIVEGAWTMRMTCNVCEVRTILRTCKEELRLLAENSSGSIGAFLSFLSEYVDAMLFIVEIWQLIQLDNPYTFGLTSLDILLEKLDMSVRRMEYCYVRLNRVLEVQVLELSLIAHLFRLSKIAVCSKVVLGKLLSVINRLEDLCADGSCELSDFSREIKKAFDTNPTGDNLIGSINNLFQLFRLKPTTDFGMLKVISAVLRVCDNDSENPLQYICGLPVGISFKISLWNVSSHHRLWLRMTIGESMQHTFLDFSCFGGNDEVKSSSMVVPLYATPKACSFVLRVCLVMECPSAGISTHQGGDGGPSDSVVQLSDELDVYFVSAVQR
- the LOC8081461 gene encoding protein SIEL isoform X3, with translation MRGGAHEGRRQRRQVGACARNFSARLNFDANGYGDLMDMIFLQLSSMARDMCTQVRMEAFTALGKMQRVSEGVLLQSLSKKVIKTDSMNVSIINGQKLPPKLKIPCAAGIFSHGIEDEFYQVRTTACKSLGALAKFSNQYAEKALDLLMDMMNDDTEAVRLQTLEALFHMATYGCLTVQEKHMHMFLGLLVDATAVIRDAARKILGLVNMPKLQIFKSAVDGLITSLEKYPEEQDIYGILFSIGKNHGSFSANIAKYLAKEIAMASDGELILDKPRVKALLIVSISAPFSDDKHKKLNIPSIIFSHAIPLLEKFSCALGGEINQDSLLSYLCQKGGMPFWENRSISAEFGESESCNVETVEIGAHIENTAKATKCLDEVLVMQSVKSILEIVEGAWTMRMTCNVCEVRTILRTCKEELRLLAENSSGSIGAFLSFLSEYVDAMLFIVEIWQLIQLDNPYTFGLTSLDILLEKLDMSVRRMEYCYVRLNRVLEVQVLELSLIAHLFRLSKIAVCSKVVLGKLLSVINRLEDLCADGSCELSDFSREIKKAFDTNPTGDNLIGSINNLFQLFRLKPTTDFGMLKVISAVLRVCDNDSENPLQYICGLPVGISFKISLWNVSSHHRLWLRMTIGESMQHTFLDFSCFGGNDEVKSSSMVVPLYATPKACSFVLRVCLVMECPSAGISTHQGGDGGPSDSVVQLSDELDVYFVSAVQR
- the LOC8081461 gene encoding protein SIEL isoform X2 — protein: MRGGAHEGRRQRRQVSRRAIGACARNFSARLNFDANGYGDLMDMIFLQLSSMARDMCTQVRMEAFTALGKMQRVSEGVLLQSLSKKVIKTDSMNVSIINGQKLPPKLKIPCAAGIFSHGIEDEFYQVRTTACKSLGALAKFSNQYAEKALDLLMDMMNDDTEAVRLQTLEALFHMATYGCLTVQEKHMHMFLGLLVDATAVIRDAARKILGLVNMPKLQIFKSAVDGLITSLEKYPEEQDIYGILFSIGKNHGSFSANIAKYLAKEIAMASDGELILDKPRVKALLIVSISAPFSDDKHKKLNIPSIIFSHAIPLLEKFSCALGGEINQDSLLSYLCQKGGMPFWENRSISAEFGESESCNVETVEIGAHIENTAKATKCLDEVLVMQSVKSILEIVEGAWTMRMTCNVCEVRTILRTCKEELRLLAENSSGSIGAFLSFLSEYVDAMLFIVEIWQLIQLDNPYTFGLTSLDILLEKLDMSVRRMEYCYVRLNRVLEVQVLELSLIAHLFRLSKIAVCSKVVLGKLLSVINRLEDLCADGSCELSDFSREIKKAFDTNPTGDNLIGSINNLFQLFRLKPTTDFGMLKVISAVLRVCDNDSENPLQYICGLPVGISFKISLWNVSSHHRLWLRMTIGESMQHTFLDFSCFGGNDEVKSSSMVVPLYATPKACSFVLRVCLVMECPSAGISTHQGGDGGPSDSVVQLSDELDVYFVSAVQR
- the LOC8081461 gene encoding protein SIEL isoform X4 — its product is MDMIFLQLSSMARDMCTQVRMEAFTALGKMQRVSEGVLLQSLSKKVIKTDSMNVSIINGQKLPPKLKIPCAAGIFSHGIEDEFYQVRTTACKSLGALAKFSNQYAEKALDLLMDMMNDDTEAVRLQTLEALFHMATYGCLTVQEKHMHMFLGLLVDATAVIRDAARKILGLVNMPKLQIFKSAVDGLITSLEKYPEEQDIYGILFSIGKNHGSFSANIAKYLAKEIAMASDGELILDKPRVKALLIVSISAPFSDDKHKKLNIPSIIFSHAIPLLEKFSCALGGEINQDSLLSYLCQKGGMPFWENRSISAEFGESESCNVETVEIGAHIENTAKATKCLDEVLVMQSVKSILEIVEGAWTMRMTCNVCEVRTILRTCKEELRLLAENSSGSIGAFLSFLSEYVDAMLFIVEIWQLIQLDNPYTFGLTSLDILLEKLDMSVRRMEYCYVRLNRVLEVQVLELSLIAHLFRLSKIAVCSKVVLGKLLSVINRLEDLCADGSCELSDFSREIKKAFDTNPTGDNLIGSINNLFQLFRLKPTTDFGMLKVISAVLRVCDNDSENPLQYICGLPVGISFKISLWNVSSHHRLWLRMTIGESMQHTFLDFSCFGGNDEVKSSSMVVPLYATPKACSFVLRVCLVMECPSAGISTHQGGDGGPSDSVVQLSDELDVYFVSAVQR
- the LOC8081461 gene encoding protein SIEL isoform X5, whose product is MARDMCTQVRMEAFTALGKMQRVSEGVLLQSLSKKVIKTDSMNVSIINGQKLPPKLKIPCAAGIFSHGIEDEFYQVRTTACKSLGALAKFSNQYAEKALDLLMDMMNDDTEAVRLQTLEALFHMATYGCLTVQEKHMHMFLGLLVDATAVIRDAARKILGLVNMPKLQIFKSAVDGLITSLEKYPEEQDIYGILFSIGKNHGSFSANIAKYLAKEIAMASDGELILDKPRVKALLIVSISAPFSDDKHKKLNIPSIIFSHAIPLLEKFSCALGGEINQDSLLSYLCQKGGMPFWENRSISAEFGESESCNVETVEIGAHIENTAKATKCLDEVLVMQSVKSILEIVEGAWTMRMTCNVCEVRTILRTCKEELRLLAENSSGSIGAFLSFLSEYVDAMLFIVEIWQLIQLDNPYTFGLTSLDILLEKLDMSVRRMEYCYVRLNRVLEVQVLELSLIAHLFRLSKIAVCSKVVLGKLLSVINRLEDLCADGSCELSDFSREIKKAFDTNPTGDNLIGSINNLFQLFRLKPTTDFGMLKVISAVLRVCDNDSENPLQYICGLPVGISFKISLWNVSSHHRLWLRMTIGESMQHTFLDFSCFGGNDEVKSSSMVVPLYATPKACSFVLRVCLVMECPSAGISTHQGGDGGPSDSVVQLSDELDVYFVSAVQR